A genomic region of Trypanosoma brucei brucei TREU927 chromosome 3, complete sequence contains the following coding sequences:
- a CDS encoding heat shock protein 20, putative: MWDPFRDIDRIFNRVLPLTGAGSFSSFSRGSWSPAMDLVEKPEGYKLLVDLPGMNREDIQVGIEDNRLCISGNRKSLLKDDEQHLAVFLERGYGRFERCMNLPSPIVEESVKARLRDSVLVVELKKNNSPASSAATSVTIQ; the protein is encoded by the coding sequence ATGTGGGACCCTTTTCGTGATATTGACCGCATATTTAACCGCGTTCTGCCTCTCACAGGTGCTGGTTCATTCAGCTCTTTTTCCCGTGGGTCATGGTCGCCCGCTATGGACCTTGTGGAGAAACCTGAAGGGTATAAACTCCTGGTGGATCTCCCCGGCATGAATCGCGAGGACATTCAAGTGGGGATTGAGGACAATCGGTTATGCATCAGCGGCAATCGCAAGTCATTACTTAAAGATGATGAGCAACACCTTGCCGTGTTTCTGGAGCGTGGCTACGGTCGGTTTGAGCGTTGTATGAATTTGCCATCGCCTATTGTCGAGGAAAGCGTGAAGGCGAGGCTAAGGGATTCTGTTCTTGTGGTGGagttgaagaaaaataactCCCCTGCGAGCAGCGCTGCAACATCCGTAACGATTCAGTAA
- a CDS encoding 3', 5'-cyclic nucleotide phosphodiesterase, putative (similar to Calcium/calmodulin-dependent 3',5'-cyclic nucleotide phosphodiesterase (Swiss-Prot:Q14123) [Homo sapiens]), which produces MGCGIATLFPYSKGSSVSPTTVRGENYILSTSSDLKELKAVVRVPLEQSDPPRMLGKEKYIISQGAVVMDDRPVAHMPSAGILLLYCTTDHIDFTVSYLEHDTRAIFAHSFTDKELADSKDDAGITFSWGSFFKSLASDVQRQKATVTPAPGGGKNVNFTVTNIKESDLMYKYICKLPLVSLPGDEDYRVRVVEYIVEPMTRMTQIRRRRSEMICPRLSLESLECERVVRSAMLQESKKKVERLLADLKPLREESSVAAQKTMELAFCVNDLRKRLRLLCAAPPSKDPLDVLYDKGGAQYFEHTTQAVKYYPVETDVDTVVLACIRAAFPLPPGAPAESAMDVLDLPELQPLLDNSSRQAVRDVLEILCGIDKWGYDVIRLEIMTNGNSLFYTTYTILYKLDLVARFQLDDATLQRFLLGVQSGYHPNPYHNSMHAADVTQVNYYIIFIAGMKERCQLRPEEQLGAVLAAAVHDFDHPGLNNNFHTRTNAYLSTLYNDRSILENHHIASVFQLLKHPSYNVLAPLNDEQFRTVRETMVEMVLATDMSNHGTILKRFQSRLVEASDWSANKQDVLVALSMSIKTADLSNCIRPYYIYSEWSSYIAQEFYKQGDEEERSNLSISPFMNRKTSDKDFPEGQKSFITYVVAPMMEAVVMFLPHLRFTLQLCENNRTAWCE; this is translated from the coding sequence ATGGGCTGTGGAATCGCAACGCTCTTTCCATACTCTAAAGGGAGTAGTGTGTCTCCGACAACTGTTAGAGGCGAAAATTATATATTGTCCACTAGTAGCGATTTGAAGGAGCTGAAGGCGGTGGTGAGGGTCCCTTTGGAGCAGTCGGACCCGCCCCGCATGCTTGGAAAGGAGAAGTACATTATAAGTCAAGGGGCAGTTGTTATGGACGATCGACCGGTGGCACATATGCCGTCCGCTGgtattttgcttttgtacTGCACAACAGACCACATCGACTTCACAGTGTCATACCTTGAGCACGACACGAGGGCAATATTCGCCCACTCCTTCACAGACAAGGAGCTCGCAGACTCGAAAGATGACGCCGGCATCACGTTTTCATGGGGATCGTTCTTCAAGTCCCTTGCATCGGATGTTCAAAGACAAAAGGCAACGGTGACTCCCGCTCCGGGTGGTGGTAAAAATGTGAATTTTACCGTTACCAATATAAAAGAGTCGGACCTAATGTACAAATACATTTGCAAGCTTCCCCTTGTCTCACTTCCCGGTGACGAAGACTACAGAGTACGTGTTGTAGAATATATTGTGGAGCCCATGACTCGAATGACTCAAATACGCCGACGCCGGAGCGAGATGATTTGTCCACGTCTCTCTCTGGAATCTCTGGAGTGTGAGCGTGTCGTGCGTTCTGCGATGCTACAAGAgagcaaaaagaaggtggagagGTTGCTTGCTGATTTGAAGCCGCTACGGGAAGAATCTTCCGTGGCGGCGCAGAAAACAATGGAACTTGCCTTCTGTGTCAATGATTTGAGAAAGCGTTTGCGCCTGCTGTGTGCTGCCCCACCCTCAAAGGATCCATTAGATGTGCTGTACGACAAGGGGGGCGCACAGTACTTTGAACACACGACGCAGGCAGTGAAGTATTACCCGGTTGAAACTGACGTTGACACGGTCGTTTTGGCGTGCATTCGCGCAGCCTTTCCACTCCCTCCCGGTGCTCCTGCTGAGAGCGCGATGGACGTCTTGGACCTTCCTGAGCTGCAACCGTTGCTCGACAATTCTTCCAGGCAGGCTGTGAGGGATGTACTTGAAATTCTTTGTGGCATTGATAAATGGGGTTACGATGTGATCCGCCTAGAGATAATGACAAATGGCAACTCTCTCTTTTATACGACTTACACGATTCTTTATAAATTGGATCTAGTGGCCCGCTTTCAACTTGACGACGCGACACTGCAGCGCTTTCTACTTGGTGTCCAATCGGGATATCACCCCAATCCCTATCACAACTCGATGCATGCGGCAGACGTCACGCAGGTTAACTACTACATTATTTTTATCGCTGGAATGAAGGAGAGGTGCCAGCTGCGGCCGGAGGAGCAGCTGGGCGCCGTGCTCGCTGCAGCCGTCCATGACTTTGATCACCCCGGTTTGAATAACAATTTTCACACTAGAACGAATGCGTACTTGAGCACACTTTACAACGATAGGTCAATCCTTGAAAACCATCACATAGCTTCCGTCTTTCAGTTGCTGAAGCACCCGTCTTACAACGTTCTGGCACCACTGAATGACGAGCAGTTCCGCACTGTACGCGAGACAATGGTAGAAATGGTTCTAGCCACGGATATGTCAAATCACGGAACTATACTGAAGAGGTTCCAGTCGCGCTTGGTAGAGGCTAGTGACTGGAGTGCGAACAAACAGGATGTTCTTGTGGCACTTTCTATGAGCATCAAAACAGCCGATCTCTCAAATTGCATTCGTCCCTATTACATATACTCGGAATGGTCTTCGTATATTGCACAAGAGTTCTACAAGCAGGgtgatgaagaagagaggagcaacctctccatttcccccttcatgaATCGTAAAACGAGCGACAAAGACTTCCCTGAAGGACAGAAGTCATTTATAACATATGTGGTGGCACCAATGATGGAAGCAGTGGTGATGTTTCTCCCTCATCTCCGTTTCACCCTTCAACTGTGCGAAAATAACCGCACTGCATGGTGTGAGtag
- a CDS encoding acyltransferase, putative: MDAGKLFHLLAAIVFMKLLFGCIFARVPLEVRANDHPPGESFQHAGSMGEVSVGVPRRSTRNSRMDTDRSVRNWGAGHGVGGALPGLFGLIPGIQELMIAFSCLTWPDMLWRYFLFLLLLLTFLYFTENVRDLLYVRPRMLRLGDSYLTEKPPRVGRDVALSYDTPWCLYEVMKTTFFAVTGLLAVRLFIFVLFSFMTLVVMSMAGRRGRNRNDNPLWFSFFTLLAYITFCVASVGIGFYNFRVFGRIADRSECKILISNHSCVFEVVLLFALAQFPSFITRKETKLPLFESIVRLSDSILVDRSAAESRRRAAEAIAKRAKDRDPLVPQLLVFPEGTTTNQRTLFMFRKGAMEPGEPIQMICVGFPYKHFNPCWNGRCCGGNSFGVLILRLCSQFVNRVEVRPLPIYVPTESEREDPILYANRCQEMMANVLGCGVSECTYADYVALLNEKSASAPVPPKRFTKG, translated from the coding sequence ATGGACGCCGGTAAACTTTTTCATCTGTTAGCTGCTATTGTTTTTATGAAGCTTCTCTTCGGCTGCATATTCGCACGGGTGCCATTGGAAGTCCGAGCCAACGATCACCCACCGGGTGAGTCGTTTCAACACGCAGGATCCATGGGGGAGGTGTCTGTTGGTGTTCCTCGAAGGTCTACGAGAAACTCTAGGATGGACACCGACAGAAGCGTTCGCAATTGGGGCGCAGGCCACGGCGTTGGGGGAGCTCTCCCAGGCCTTTTTGGCCTGATTCCTGGGATTCAGGAGCTGATGATCGCATTTTCGTGCCTTACCTGGCCAGACATGCTGTGGAGGTATTTCCTGTTTTTACTACTGCTCTTAACATTTCTTTACTTTACGGAGAACGTTCGTGACCTCCTTTATGTTCGTCCGCGGATGTTGCGTCTTGGAGACTCGTACCTCACAGAAAAGCCACCACGTGTTGGTCGGGACGTTGCGCTGAGCTACGACACGCCTTGGTGTCTTTATGAGGTGATGAAGACAACATTTTTCGCGGTGACAGGCTTACTCGCAGTGCGACTTTTCATATTCGTTCTCTTCTCCTTCATGACGCTGGTTGTAATGAGCATGGCAGGACGGAGGGGGAGGAATCGCAATGACAACCCCTTGtggttttcatttttcaccCTCCTCGCCTACATCACCTTCTGCGTTGCTTCTGTGGGAATAGGCTTCTACAACTTCAGGGTGTTCGGGCGTATTGCCGACAGAAGTGAGTGCAAAATATTGATTTCTAACCACTCATGTGTATTCGAAGTTGTTCTCTTGTTCGCTCTCGCGCAGTTCCCATCGTTCATTACCCGCAAGGAGACCAAACTGCCTCTTTTCGAATCGATTGTGAGATTGTCAGACTCCATTCTGGTGGACAGGAGTGCCGCTGAGTCCCGCCGTCGTGCCGCCGAGGCCATCGCAAAGCGCGCGAAGGATAGGGACCCCCTAGTGCCTCAGTTGCTTGTATTTCCTGAGGGCACAACGACAAATCAGAGGACGTTGTTCATGTTCCGAAAGGGCGCGATGGAGCCAGGTGAGCCCATTCAGATGATTTGCGTGGGATTTCCGTACAAGCATTTCAATCCCTGCTGGAACGGTCGCTGTTGTGGGGGTAACAGTTTTGGTGTTTTAATCCTTCGGTTGTGCTCTCAGTTTGTCAACCGTGTTGAAGTGCGGCCCCTGCCCATCTACGTTCCAACTGAGTCGGAGCGAGAGGACCCGATTCTGTACGCCAATCGCTGTCAGGAGATGATGGCGAACGTGCTTGGTTGTGGTGTCAGCGAATGTACGTATGCTGACTATGTCGCATTGTTAAATGAGAAGTCGGCTTCAGCGCCAGTGCCACCTAAGAGGTTCACCAAGGGATAA
- a CDS encoding kinesin, putative, producing MHDSVGTGTRVQVGVRIFPTRQGERSVVHGDPDDNHVVVIDGEGTKGGSALKFDRVFTGSQEEVYDFVGRPMLKEAFEGFNVCLFAYGQTGTGKTYSLFGDLNDKTRCGIAPRFAQAMIEEGQRRMEADNRATIRFSLTMVEVYMEKVRDLLAPRVRGQEPEALEIHEDNQRRVYVKGAGIHPVLSLDRLMELLSIGNANRQKGETKMNETSSRSHAIIQLTISQQHESLETKDVESVAMLVDLAGSERQSKAESTGLAFEEAKKINQSLLMLGRALNSFSDRKGSDGFISLRASKLTRLLSESFGGNSKTWMLATVSPSASNLTETISTLEYAQNASAITNKVRVNEATGSDELKRLRECAVHLEEKLGSLGSERLKKQEELSKLIWERDSLRRSLASSDTQSNTNMNLVRAVNSIRLGNIALRRRVEAATKGCIASLDGRLATQYFKGKSSISAKSIMLGGRRSFTLGLLNDYGFLTEAKLHIQLFPCDPHAYAREDPMILVGESLRFCLNVVGAVGIPESCCAHVFCRFSMLFDNEERYFATRASTDTQTPRWNFVKLFEVPNLTEEIIRSFCERPIFTFEVFAFGME from the coding sequence ATGCATGACTCTGTGGGAACGGGGACCCGAGTTCAGGTGGGAGTCCGTATTTTCCCTACGCGTCAGGGTGAGAGGTCAGTGGTACACGGCGACCCGGATGACAATCATGTCGTTGTGATAGACGGTGAGGGCACTAAAGGTGGCTCTGCCCTCAAATTCGACCGAGTGTTCACTGGCTCTCAGGAGGAGGTCTATGATTTTGTTGGGAGACCGATGCTGAAGGAGGCGTTTGAAGGCTTcaatgtttgtttatttgcatATGGGCAGACGGGGACAGGGAAAACATATAGTCTTTTTGGTGATCTGAACGATAAGACGAGGTGTGGAATTGCACCGCGCTTTGCTCAGGCAATGATTGAGGAGGGCCAGCGCCGTATGGAAGCGGACAATCGCGCAACGATCAGATTTTCCTTGACAATGGTAGAAGTGTATATGGAGAAGGTGCGCGATCTGCTCGCCCCGCGTGTGCGAGGACAGGAGCCGGAGGCGCTAGAAATTCATGAGGACAATCAGCGACGTGTTTATGTGAAGGGTGCTGGTATACACCCTGTGCTGAGTTTGGATCGTCTGATGGAGTTACTCAGCATCGGCAATGCTAACCGGCAAAAGGGAGAGACAAAAATGAACGAAACCAGCTCCCGATCGCATGCCATTATTCAGCTTACTATTTCCCAGCAGCACGAATCACTTGAGACGAAGGATGTGGAAAGTGTTGCGATGCTGGTGGACTTGGCGGGAAGCGAGCGGCAGAGCAAAGCAGAATCCACTGGTCTTGCCTTTGAGGAAGCGAAGAAGATAAACCAATCTCTTCTGATGCTCGGGCGGGCGCTGAACTCCTTTAGTGATCGGAAGGGGAGTGACGGTTTCATCTCGTTGCGCGCGTCGAAACTGACTCGGCTTCTCTCAGAGAGCTTTGGTGGTAACAGCAAAACGTGGATGCTTGCGACAGTGTCCCCTTCCGCCTCGAACTTAACCGAGACAATATCCACACTTGAGTATGCACAGAACGCGTCGGCAATTACCAACAAAGTTAGAGTTAATGAGGCGACAGGGAGTGACGAATTGAAGCGACTGAGGGAGTGTGCAGTGCATCTTGAGGAGAAGCTAGGATCATTGGGATCTGAGAGGTTgaaaaagcaggaggagCTCTCCAAATTGATATGGGAACGTGATTCTCTTAGGCGCTCGCTAGCATCTTCTGATACCCAGTCGAACACGAATATGAACCTAGTTAGAGCAGTGAACAGTATCCGTCTTGGTAACATTGCCCTACGACGGAGGGTGGAAGCGGCTACCAAAGGTTGTATAGCTTCACTTGACGGCAGGCTCGCAACACAGTACTTCAAGGGAAAGTCTAGTATCTCGGCCAAGAGTATTATGTTAGGAGGTCGACGCTCATTCACCCTGGGTCTTTTAAATGACTATGGATTTTTGACTGAGGCGAAGCTCCACATCCAGCTATTCCCTTGTGATCCGCATGCCTACGCGCGTGAGGACCCCATGATACTTGTGGGGGAGAGTCTTCGCTTTTGTCTCAATGTTGTAGGTGCCGTTGGCATTCCGGAATCTTGCTGTGCCCATGTATTTTGCAGGTTCAGCATGTTGTTTGATAATGAGGAAAGGTACTTTGCTACGCGGGCCAGCACCGATACACAAACTCCTCGTTGGAATTTTGTGAAGCTGTTTGAAGTGCCTAACTTGACGGAAGAGATCATTCGCTCCTTCTGCGAACGTCCGATTTTCACGTTTGAGGTGTTCGCCTTCGGCATGGAGTGa
- a CDS encoding kinesin, putative (similar to SP:O43093: Kinesin heavy chain (Synkin). {Syncephalastrum racemosum}), with translation MHDSVGTGTRVQVGVRIFPTRQGERSVVHGDPDDNHVVVIDGEGTKGGSALKFDRVFTGSQEEVYDFVGRPMLKEAFEGFNVCLFAYGQTGTGKTYSLFGDLNDKTRCGIAPRFAQAMIEEGQRRMEADNRATIRFSLTMVEVYMEKVRDLLAPRVRGQEPEALEIHEDNQRRVYVKGAGIHPVLSLDRLMELLSIGNANRQKGETKMNETSSRSHAIIQLTISQQHESLETKDVESVAMLVDLAGSERQSKAESTGLAFEEAKKINQSLLMLGRALNSFSDRKGNGGFISLRASKLTRLLSESFGGNSKTWMLATVSPSASNLTETISTLEYAQNASAITNKVRVNRAERRLNFEAIQSRVATLKEQLGCEAKVVSDLDVDIISARDEIQFLQNMLSCRCDFDVEVELREALEEREKLLLHLKSALGQDASSSVHAQPPLSCFYGTCKTSLGSIPLGGSEVETMVVQCYNLSGPPPLLICHVHIHLADENCVAVVVRIREILHLPDYVTGGAQVTMWFEGHSSSSVRTPIVGSNGGNPLFSLKQTYILGPHTKDIERFLRAEVLNFRVDGFILSECV, from the coding sequence ATGCATGACTCTGTGGGAACGGGGACCCGAGTTCAGGTGGGAGTCCGTATTTTCCCTACGCGTCAGGGTGAGAGGTCAGTGGTACACGGCGACCCGGATGACAATCATGTCGTTGTGATAGACGGTGAGGGCACTAAAGGTGGCTCTGCCCTCAAATTCGACCGAGTGTTCACTGGCTCTCAGGAGGAGGTCTATGATTTTGTTGGGAGACCGATGCTGAAGGAGGCGTTTGAAGGCTTcaatgtttgtttatttgcatATGGGCAGACGGGGACAGGGAAAACATATAGTCTTTTTGGTGATCTGAACGATAAGACGAGGTGTGGAATTGCACCGCGCTTTGCTCAGGCAATGATTGAGGAGGGCCAGCGCCGTATGGAAGCGGACAATCGCGCAACGATCAGATTTTCCTTGACAATGGTAGAAGTGTATATGGAGAAGGTGCGCGATCTGCTCGCCCCGCGTGTGCGAGGACAGGAGCCGGAGGCGCTAGAAATTCATGAGGACAATCAGCGACGTGTTTATGTGAAGGGTGCTGGTATACACCCTGTGCTGAGTTTGGATCGTCTGATGGAGTTACTCAGCATCGGCAATGCTAACCGGCAAAAGGGAGAGACAAAAATGAACGAAACCAGCTCCCGATCGCATGCCATTATTCAGCTTACTATTTCCCAGCAGCACGAATCACTTGAGACGAAGGATGTGGAAAGTGTTGCGATGCTGGTGGACTTGGCGGGAAGCGAGCGGCAGAGCAAAGCAGAATCCACTGGTCTTGCCTTTGAGGAAGCGAAGAAGATAAACCAATCTCTTCTGATGCTCGGGCGGGCGCTGAACTCCTTTAGTGACCGGAAGGGGAATGGGGGTTTCATCTCGTTGCGCGCGTCGAAACTGACTCGGCTTCTCTCAGAGAGCTTTGGTGGTAACAGCAAAACGTGGATGCTTGCGACAGTGTCCCCTTCCGCCTCGAACTTAACCGAGACAATATCCACACTTGAGTATGCACAGAACGCGTCGGCAATTACCAACAAAGTTAGAGTCAACAGAGCGGAAAGGAGGCTAAATTTTGAAGCGATACAGTCTCGTGTTGCAACACTAAAGGAACAACTTGGCTGTGAAGCGAAAGTTGTTTCGGATTTGGATGTTGACATAATTTCTGCTCGTGACGAAATTCAGTTTCTCCAGAACATGTTATCTTGCAGATGTGATTTTGACGTTGAAGTGGAGTTGAGAGAGGCCCTTGAGGAGCGCGAGAAGCTGCTGTTGCATCTTAAAAGCGCCTTAGGGCAAGATGCTTCTTCAAGCGTTCATGCTCAGCCACCGCTTTCATGCTTTTATGGGACCTGTAAAACTTCCCTGGGAAGTATACCGTTAGGGGGTTCTGAGGTAGAAACAATGGTTGTCCAATGTTACAACCTGTCGGGGCCACCTCCTCTTCTGATTTGTCACGTACATATCCACCTCGCAGACGAGAATTgtgttgccgttgttgttcGTATTCGTGAAATCCTTCACTTACCTGACTATGTGACGGGAGGGGCCCAGGTGACCATGTGGTTTGAGGGACATTCCTCGAGTTCCGTAAGAACGCCCATAGTAGGGTCTAATGGCGGCAACCCCTTGTTTTCCCTCAAGCAGACATATATATTAGGGCCACATACAAAGGACATTGAAAGGTTCCTGCGAGCGGAGGTGCTAAACTTTCGTGTTGACGGGTTTATCCTATCTGAATGTGTTTAA
- a CDS encoding aspartyl aminopeptidase, putative, with protein MLPLDSPPVTQLAKEFVNFINEACTPFHAVEVLSSWLSNAGYQRLKEGETWPKLTNGYRYFITRNDSSLVAFSVGGRFVAENGLKIVGAHTDSPNLALKPRTLAGRSDYQGVAVQCYGGGLWHTWFDRDLTVAGRVIISSSKLVKRLVKVNKPIMRIPTLAIHLQSVEERNAFGPNKEKHLVPVIATTLSHTPNGDVSEHHNSQLLILLAESLGCRPSEIVDYDLSVVDTQDAVVGGANDEFIYAPRLDNLISCFCGVKALLESDKTLEEENMIRMVCLFDNEEVGSSTSQGAGGSLVPDVIEYISASGGLRAQLVANSFLMSVDGAHAVHPNYQDKHEEKHRPLIHRGPVIKYNANMRYATNGVTAAIVKAIAKRASVPIQEFCVKNDSPCGSTIGPILSSLSGIQTVDLGNPMLSMHSIREMCGTADLLHLKNLLEAFFNHYTRDMVTS; from the coding sequence ATGTTGCCACTTGACTCACCGCCTGTAACCCAGCTTGCGAAGGAGTTTGTCAACTTTATAAATGAGGCATGTACCCCCTTTCATGCGGTAGAGGTACTTTCATCTTGGTTGTCGAACGCTGGTTACCAAAGACTAAAGGAAGGTGAAACGTGGCCTAAGTTAACGAATGGATACAGGTATTTTATAACCAGAAACGACAGTAGTCTCGTCGCCTTCTCCGTTGGAGGGCGGTTCGTAGCTGAAAACGGACTCAAAATTGTTGGAGCTCACACCGATTCACCGAATCTTGCACTGAAACCACGAACACTGGCCGGGAGGAGTGACTACCAGGGTGTTGCGGTACAATGCTACGGGGGTGGCTTGTGGCACACTTGGTTTGATCGTGATTTAACTGTTGCAGGAAGGGTTATAATTTCCTCCTCTAAGTTGGTAAAACGGTTGGTCAAGGTGAATAAACCGATTATGCGAATTCCAACCCTCGCCATTCACCTTCAGTCAGTGGAAGAGCGAAATGCGTTCGgaccaaacaaagaaaaacatctgGTTCCTGTAATAGCAACTactctctcacacacaccaaatgGAGATGTGAGCGAGCATCATAACTCTCAGCTGCTTATTTTGCTTGCGGAGTCCCTTGGTTGCCGGCCCAGTGAGATAGTCGACTATGACTTGAGCGTAGTCGATACACAGgatgctgttgttggtggGGCAAACGATGAATTCATATATGCACCCCGTCTTGATAACcttatttcatgtttttgcgGAGTGAAAGCCCTTCTCGAATCAGACAAAACTctggaagaagaaaacatgATAAGAATGGTGTGCCTTTTCGATAACGAAGAAGTGGGATCATCTACTTCTCAAGGTGCCGGGGGTTCACTCGTTCCAGATGTGATTGAATACATTTCTGCATCTGGAGGACTTCGTGCACAGCTCGTGGCTAACTCATTCTTAATGTCAGTTGATGGCGCTCACGCGGTTCATCCTAACTATCAGGATAAACACGAAGAAAAACATCGCCCCCTTATTCACCGGGGACCAGTCATCAAATACAATGCAAACATGCGCTATGCCACAAATGGCGTCACCGCTGCGATTGTAAAAGCAATCGCTAAAAGAGCTTCTGTGCCCATTCAGGAATTTTGCGTGAAGAATGATTCCCCGTGTGGTTCAACCATAGGGCCGATCTTGTCCTCGTTATCAGGTATCCAAACAGTCGATTTGGGCAATCCGATGCTAAGCATGCACAGCATTCGCGAGATGTGTGGGACCGCCGATTTGCTTCATCTGAAGAACCTTCTTGAGGCGTTTTTTAACCATTACACCAGGGACATGGTGACCTCCTAA